CAGCCAGACTGTCCCTGGGGCTCTTCCAGGCCCGGGTACTGGCTGGGAGGGGAGGTGTCTGGCAGGTCTTGGCATGGAGGAGAAGGGCTGCTGCAGGGCCTCTCGGGGGAGGGGTTGGCTAAGTAGGCATTCACCAGCTGCATGATCTCTTCCACCTaagagagggcagagggcagtgtgCAACATGGGCCATTGGGTTCTCTTTTTCTCATCCTCCCTTCGGGCTCTAGGGCTCCAACTTCCCCACCAGGGTCCTATGTGCTCTGGCCCCTGCAACCCATCCTTCCTCATCACCATTGTCTTCCTCACTCCCTATGTGCCAGTCATACTTGCTTTTTTCTGCTCTTCTAACATGCCAAGTTCACTCTCATCTCAGGGTCTTTGCCTTGCaattccctctacctggaattgCTGTTCTGCCAGACCTTCCTATGGCTACTTCAAATTTCATCCTTTTTGAGACTCCTTCCCTGACTACCTAATGCTGTGTCCTCTCCAGTCACTTCCTGTCACTTTCCTTTGTAGCCTGAGATTCCTTGTTTATTGTCTGACTCCCCCACTCTAATGTAAGCTCCTTGAGCTTGTCTTTGATCACTGCTGGATTCCCAGTACCTGGCCTATGCTTGGTGTGCAACAAATGTTTCATGtcatcccttccctcctccttccacagCCCCTCTTCCCACTCACCTGGGGACTCTGCAGGAGGAGCTGGCTCTCTCCCACCCTCAGTGCCAGGGTGTGGGGGCCCATTAGCTGGCAGGCGGCCACATGGCCATAGCTGACACTGTGGATGGGCTCTGTCTCACCCGGCCGGGAGAGGGACATGGCCTTGGCTCCCAGGCCCAGGCATAGCTTCTGAGGAGCACCCCCGCCAGGCTCCTGCAGAGAGACAGGCAGAGTCAGGGTGGAAAGAGGAGACCCTGCAGCATTACTTTTGGTAGGGGGAGATGGCTGTGAGCAGGGAGTTTCCTGACCTCCCACTATGAGTCACAGCACTGTGGAGGTGGCTATGGCTCCAGGGATGTGAGGGCCCAAGGACGGGTGACTCCTGGGGTTTGAGATGGGCGGCTGTTCTGGATGTCGGGAATGAAGTGACTCACAGTGGGGGCCTGTGGCTCTGGGGCAAAGGTTTGGGGCTTGGGCCACCAGagtccccttctcccttctccccctcaCCGTGCTCAGCTCCAGAACGTCATACCGAGCAGCGCCGAACCCCGGACACTGCGCTGCCAGGGCCAGGTAGGCAGCCATGGCCTCAGCTCGGCCCATGCCCCGTAGCCGTTTCCAGCCGCCCAGCACAGCAGCCGCCGTGCCGGCGCCGCCTCCTCCCTCGCGAGCTGTGCTTCCCGCCGTGCGGCCCGCCCCGCCGCGCCGGGCCGGCTCCGCCCGCCTCTTGGCCAGGCCCGGGCTCCAGAGTGCCCCGGCCAGCAGGGCGGCGGAGCGGGGCGGCCtgggggccgggcggggcgggtcttcccggggcggggtggggggcggcagcAAGCGGTCCAGGCGGGGCAGGGGCACCCGCGGGGAGAAGTCGCGGTGCAGGCTCTGCAGGCGCAGCGCCGCCAGGGCGCGCAGCGTGTCGTCGGGCGGGGACGGCCGGCCCCGCAGCAGCAGAGCGTGAGCCTACAGGGGAGGTACCCGGTGTCAGTGCGCGAGCCGCGTCTATGCAGTCGCGAAAACACCTCGGGGTATGGAACGTGAGGAGGTCTCTAGATTAAAGCCTCCGTTGGGGTTACCTAATGATTAAATGAGACGACCCAGGAAAGGAAGGGTTCAGACTTGGGGGTCTGCTTGGAGGCGTGAACACCGGAGGTCCTCACCTGCTCAAAGAGGAAAGGCAGTTCGTGACCGTCTGGGGACAGCCCGTCAGGGTGCAGAGGTCCGTGAAGACGCAGACACAGTCTCCACCCAGAGTCCGGGGAGTCCTCCAGCCCAGCTTCCTCCCCAGCCAAACTGCATAAGAGAAAAGGGCGCGTGGCGAAGGAGAAGCAGGGCCACCAGGGCGCCTGTAGTTTGGGATGGGGGCGGGGCCCTGTGTTTGGGGCGGGGCCCGGGCGGAGTGGACCGCGGAGGTGACCCCAGAATGTAAGCTGCAAACCGCCCGCGGGCAGGGATCCAAGTGTAAACCAGAGAACATCACTACACACGCCAAGTGGCAAGCGTTCGGTAAATGTTTCTTAGTGATTGACCGAAGCTGAGAAATAGGTGAGTTAAtagagagcagggctggggctggacatTTACTTCTCAAACCTGGTGAGCACGTCAGCCACGAGGGTACCCCCAGCCAGGGCTCGCTCCTGGGCCCCTCGCTGCTCGTACAGTGCGAAAGCATTGCGGCTCCGGGCCAAGCCCAGCCGTCCCACCAGCTCTCGAGCCACCTAGAAGGCggaaagggagaggggaaagtCACACCACCCTGGGGTATTGGCAGGAttctgggaggggaaggggtcTCAGTTCTGTCACCACCTCTCCCTCCTTTGCCGAAATGTGAGACTCCGGGCAAACCTAGGGCCCAGGAACCGGGAAAACCAGGCATGAGAAGCTGGGAGCGAGGGGGTTGGGGGTGCAGGGGGGCCTTTCTGTGGCCTCACCTCCCCGGCTGTGGTGTGGGAGTCGATGGCCACCGGGCAGGCACCAGCCCCCGGACAGTGCACGGTGCACAACAGCTCCTGTCGCCGGCTCAGTGCGGAAATCTCTGCCAGCGAGGGCACCAGCTCTCGGCCGCGCGTCCGGCCCAGAGCTTTCCGGATGAAGCGCGCATATTCCGCCAGTTCCGAGTCTGGGAGTGCCTGCTCCGTCCTGGGTTAGGAGGAACCCTGGGATCTCAGTGCTCCAAGGGCTTTCATTTTCACCCTCCCTCTCGCCTTCTATTATGGTTTACCTCGTGGatttcctcccccagcccccaactcaAGTTCCTTGACGGCTCTGCTAAATCTTTCCCCTGTAATTCTTATGGAGCTGAATTACTTTTTAAGTCCCCTGGAAGCTCTCTCCCAACTGCCCCAGTCCACTTCCAACAGCCTCCGAGATCGTCCTTCAGGCTAAAGTCCGAAATCCAGCCACTTTACTGCGCTTTCCTAAGCCCTGGCGCTGGCCTCCATCAGCCTCAGCAAAAGTAGCCTTTTAATTATTCCTCTGCCCGaaggaggcgggggggggggggggggggcgtatTGTAATTTATCTGCTTACAAGTGGAATATGATCTTGTATTTCCCACAAAGGCACTGTATATAGTACCAGCAGCCCTGACCTTGGCCAAGTACCTTCCCTTCTCTGGATCTGGCTTCTTCACCTACCAAACTTTTTGCAAAGGCCTGTCACTCCCTGGCAGCCCTGTAGCTCCCTCACCTTGGCCTTACCCCGCTCCTCCCCTCTCACCTCTCCAAATGCCCCAGGAGATGCCCCCGTACAGCTCTCCCAGGCCGGAAAGTGCAGCTCATGCAGGTGAGGAGCTGCCAATACCGCAGGGCGGCAGGGTCTTGGGTAGCTGGGAGCCCAGGGGGCCCCGCAGGGCCCGAGGTCTGCTTAGCCAGCTGCAGGAAGAGTTCGTCGCGGAGTGCGGGCAGGTCCCGGCAGGTTTGGAGCACACCCTGCATCAAGGGCCCGGGGCGCCGCGCCCCCTCCAGCGCCTGCAGTGCCAGGAACAGCCGCACCGCCTCCTCACGCAAGGGTGCATAGCCTGGACCTGTGGGAGGGTAGGGGTGGAGGGATGGTTTGGAGAGGGGACTCAGAGCTGCGCCCTGGGAGGAAGGCATGAACcaagggaaggtcagagagagtaTAAGGGGACAGGGGGTGGCAAGGAGGGGAGGTACGAATGATAGGAAGAGTGAAGGGAAAGCAATGGTCCCACAGAGCCAAACTTTACAAGTGGTAAACCCTTGCCCCCCAGGAATCCTCCCATCTGCATCCCAATAAGCCTGGACTTTGAGTTAGTAAAGTAGAGGGATAGACTAAGGGACATAGGTTCAAGCCCCAGATTCTGTAACTGGGTACTGGAAGCCATCACCACGGGCCAGAAAACAGACTGGATTAGGAGTCAGAAAACCAAGGTTCTCCCAGCACCCATTAATCCTCTAGCTTTAGGATCTGGGCCAGCTGCTGCCACATTTAGGGAGAAGTAAAGCTGAATGAGGCCAGCACATTCTCCCAAAGTGGTGGCTTTTCTACCACTTATAAAGGTAATATAACTTGGTCTCAAAGgtataatgaaaaaatagaagaggGAGTGTAAAATCTCCTGATGGAACATGGGTGGTCAGAATGAGACCCGTAGAGAAGGTGGTCAAAGGGGCCCTTTTGTCTGTTCtggctccccttcccccaccttcgCCAGTTTCTGGTTTCACCTTGAAAATGAGGAGCTGGTAGGCCCCTTGAGGATGCTTAGGTCCCTGCCAGTTAAGGCATTCAGATTCTTACCTCTGACCCACCCCACCGCATCCAGGGGACTTGGTGCCCACTCACCTGGGGCATTGACTCCatagggcaggggcaggagcggGGCGTACAAGGCTCCACTGGTGTGCCTCAGAATTGGGTTCCGCCGGTAAATGAGGGCCACGGCCTCTGGGTCCCCACAACTTTCCTAGGGGCCAGGGAGAGGGTCACCATGATGGAGAAGGGAGCTCCCCATGAGCCCAGAAAGCTTTTGCGTCCACTACTCTCCTGGCACTTGCTGGAATCCTCTCTCTTACCTGTATGTCCCTGAGCAGTAGCTGGGTGGGGGTCTCCAGCGGCGCCTTGGAGGCGATCACTTCCCGCAGTGCCACCCCCCAGcgctctgcctctgcctggcgCGGGGAGCAGAGGCGGACGCTGTGCTTCCGGCCAGACACAGTCACTGACCACAGACCTGGGGGAAAGAGAGGCCTCGGAGGGTGATCAGGGCCGGCTGGGCCCCTGCCCGTGAAGGTAGGAGAGTCCGCACGAGGTCTCTCACCAGTCTCCTTGGGCCTGCGCTCTGGGCCGGTGACCGAGCACAGGCTGGTGAGTACCAGGCTCCCGAGACGCCGCGCCCCCTTCCCGCTGCTGCTGAACTGGTCCAGGGAGTCCCGCGTGAGCACGAACCAGGCCCGGCGCGGGGGCAGCCAGGGCCGCGCCCCTCCTCCGCGGGGCTCGCGGTACAGCCAGCCTGGTGCAAGGATGGGTGTCGAAGTAGCATCAGCGGGAGGCGACATTATCCCCTGGAGGGTTAGGATTGGGGGCCTCCAGGGTGCACTGAGTGGGGTCCCTACCTTTCACAACGACGTCCGGATCGTCCTCAGGCAGCCCCTTCTCCGGGATGAGGCTCCAGGTCTCCTCCCAGCTCGGCAGCCTgggacagaggggagggaaggtTGGGCGAGGCTGCGGAGACTCCACTCCGCCTCCAGGGGGCTCCTCAGTAGGGGCTCCCCAGACTGCGCGAGGTGTCTGCTCTCAAGCCAGACACCCTTCCCCCCGGCTGTGGGAACCGCCAGGCCGATCTGACCTCGCACCAGAAATAGCCTGGACCCCCCCTTTCTCCCCGCGCCCCCGGCCGGACCGCCCCCCGGGACCCCGGCCAAACCACAGCGTCCGGTGCAGGGCCTCTCCCTTATTGCACAACCGCGCGCGAGGGAAGACGGCGAGGATGGGGGTCCCGGGAACGGGCTGGGGTCTCCATAGTAGCTCACCTGTCCGAGACGGGACCGCTCCTCACCGGCTGAGTCAGCGTCACGTCCAGGGGACCCTGGGGAGACAAGCAGGGAAGCCCTCAGGATCTGAGCCCTCCACACCTAATGTTCGTGGCTTCTGCCCCCAGGTCAGCGCTGCTGGGGGGATTAAGGAAGGAATCAAGGAGTGGGGTCATGATTGGGGCGAGCGCGCTGGAGCGGCTGGGCTCACCCCTCCTTCTGGTCTCTACAGAACAAGCTCTGCAGAAGAGCAGGAGGGAAGAAGCCAAGGATCACGCCTTGTCTCTGTTACCTTTTGAAGATACAATCAGGGGTGGTGTAgggtggaaagagcactgggcaGGGAGTCAAGAGACCTGGGTTCTACTACCAGCCCCACCACTAACTCACTTGGAAACTTGGCCAgtctcctcccttctctgagccttagtttccccatctttgaAACCAGAGAGGTGAATGAAGTCCCTTCTGGCTCTGGCAGGCTTGAAGTCACCCCCTCCTCATTTTCCCCTCACCTACTCTGCCTCCTTGGCCAGGGGAGGATAGGTGGGGGGCACAGAggtgaaggaagggaagaggaactCTTTCAGTATAGGGCTTTCTCCAAGAGCTTCTTATATTGTCCCACAGACAGCCCTGAGACTCAAGGGTGAGCAGAGACCCTGCCCTTTGCTGGGGCTCAGGAAGGGTGGGCCTGGCCAAGGAATGGCACACACTCTGGAGGCAGGTGTAGTTCGAGTtttgcccttcccccaccacccctcccccctcaACTTCAACTGTAGACTGGGGTCTGAGAGAGGCCACAAACCCGACCCGAAGGCCAGCCAGGCGGGAATTGTGCCATCCTCATATTGCGCCCAGACTGCTAGAgacgggagggggaggggggggaggggggccagGGACACCTGTCCCCAAGCTCCCgggaggggggtggaggtggagcaTGAGGGAGGCAGTGGCCTGGTTGACAGAGCCAACCCTGCCCAGGCTGGAAGCTTGGGGACGTCTGGGTCCTGCACCTTCCCTAGGTGAACAGTCACCTATTTTCTGGAGGGTCTGTGCAAAGGGGCTCTCAGCCACACCACCATGGGGGCAGGTACTGACCACCCTCTTGACCAACTCCCCTAATCGCAGCCCCCTgattctctccctcccccccccctaTATTTATCCACCCTCCGCCTCCGCCAGGTGCTGGCCCGAGCCCTGGAGGCAGCAGCGGCGCAGCCAGCCCCACCCGGGCACCGAGCCACCCGGCCTGTTGGAGACCCCTGAGTGGGGGATGGCAGCATGACCCCGGCCACAGCACACAGGAGTCTGGTCGCCTGTGTGCAAGGGCATGGGGAATATTAGGGATGTTAGGGGATGGAAGTCTCCCACACcaattgtgcctcagtttctccacggGGAGATTTGACAAAACCAGGCAACCAAATGTCCCTCACCATCCCCTCAGGGATTTCCCAGGAGCCTCACCAGGGAAGGCCAAGAGTTCTGTCCTGAGTGGTAGGGTAATGATGAGGGGTCCTCAAAGAGCCATGGCCCCCAGCTCCCTCTCGATGGGGTCCCCACCACAGACCCCAAAGCTCGGACGCCTTCTTCCCCTCGACCAGGTCCTCGCAGCAGGAGCTCCCGCATCTGGCCCCAGCGCTCAAGAATTGGGAGCGGAGGGGACCCAGGCGTTCGAGCCGCCCAGCCGGCCTCGCCACATTCCTCGGCGCTGGCAGAGGCGGAAGGAGACGGGATGGGACGCGGGCCcggcagggaagggagaggcaggGCCAGGTCGGGCCACGCGTGACGCCTCCCCTGCCTCAGGGGCCCCAGCAGGTGGACAGCGCCCAGCGTGCGGCGCGAGGCCCACAGGCACGTCCAGAGCAGGGCTGCTGTTGCTTGAGCTCCCAGGGGCTTTGGACCCCAGGCAAAAACCTCCCTGACGTCCCCAGTTCGCCAAGCGCGCGGCGTTTGGCTGGAGTCTGGAGCGGGATCAGGCGTGAGGGCTGGTTATAGTGAGAGGGAATGAGACGAGGCTCCAAACCCCCCGGGACTTACCCTCCCGCCGCCCGCTGGACTCGGGGTCCGTAGCTCAAAGGtctcctcgtcctcgtcctcctccCCGTCCCCGCTAAGCTCGCCGTCCCCGTAGTCCCGGTGCAGAAGAGTGAAGCCTCGACGGCAGCAGAGGAGCCACCACAATCCCCCGGGGAGAGGCATCCGGGCGAGGAGCCGGGGGATGGGGGCGCGGGCAGCAGCGGCCAAGCAGCAGGGGGTCGGAGAAACTGGCGCAGCTCCTACCCAAGCAGGGAAAgatgaggtgggagggagggaggagaggggcacAAGGAGGAGGCAATGTCCGGCGCTGGGGTGCAAGGAGACGCTAGCCAGAGTCTGAGGGGGGCTCAGTGTCTGGGCCcccagagggggagggggaaaagcGTCCAGGGCCGGGGCAGAGGAGGGAGTAATGTCCGGAGCTGGGAAGTAGTGTCCGTCGTAGTGTCCAGATTTGCGGGGGGCAGTGTCCGGTGCAGTGTCCGAGGTGGGCAGTTGTCCAAGCTCCAGGGAGGGTCGTGTCCGGTAGGGCGTCCGGTGACCGGGGCCCGGGCCGCGCGCGCTGCGCTCCCTGCAGCCCCCGGACTGGCGCGCTGGGGGCGCGAGCACAG
The Eulemur rufifrons isolate Redbay chromosome 9, OSU_ERuf_1, whole genome shotgun sequence DNA segment above includes these coding regions:
- the PLEKHH3 gene encoding pleckstrin homology domain-containing family H member 3 isoform X2, whose amino-acid sequence is MPLPGGLWWLLCCRRGFTLLHRDYGDGELSGDGEEDEDEETFELRTPSPAGGGRGPLDVTLTQPVRSGPVSDRLPSWEETWSLIPEKGLPEDDPDVVVKGWLYREPRGGGARPWLPPRRAWFVLTRDSLDQFSSSGKGARRLGSLVLTSLCSVTGPERRPKETGLWSVTVSGRKHSVRLCSPRQAEAERWGVALREVIASKAPLETPTQLLLRDIQESCGDPEAVALIYRRNPILRHTSGALYAPLLPLPYGVNAPGPGYAPLREEAVRLFLALQALEGARRPGPLMQGVLQTCRDLPALRDELFLQLAKQTSGPAGPPGLPATQDPAALRYWQLLTCMSCTFRPGRAVRGHLLGHLERTEQALPDSELAEYARFIRKALGRTRGRELVPSLAEISALSRRQELLCTVHCPGAGACPVAIDSHTTAGEVARELVGRLGLARSRNAFALYEQRGAQERALAGGTLVADVLTSLAGEEAGLEDSPDSGWRLCLRLHGPLHPDGLSPDGHELPFLFEQAHALLLRGRPSPPDDTLRALAALRLQSLHRDFSPRVPLPRLDRLLPPPTPPREDPPRPAPRPPRSAALLAGALWSPGLAKRRAEPARRGGAGRTAGSTAREGGGGAGTAAAVLGGWKRLRGMGRAEAMAAYLALAAQCPGFGAARYDVLELSTEPGGGAPQKLCLGLGAKAMSLSRPGETEPIHSVSYGHVAACQLMGPHTLALRVGESQLLLQSPQVEEIMQLVNAYLANPSPERPCSSPSPPCQDLPDTSPPSQYPGLEEPQGQSGCLGQLQD
- the PLEKHH3 gene encoding pleckstrin homology domain-containing family H member 3 isoform X1, with the translated sequence MPLPGGLWWLLCCRRGFTLLHRDYGDGELSGDGEEDEDEETFELRTPSPAGGGRGPLDVTLTQPVRSGPVSDRLPSWEETWSLIPEKGLPEDDPDVVVKGWLYREPRGGGARPWLPPRRAWFVLTRDSLDQFSSSGKGARRLGSLVLTSLCSVTGPERRPKETGLWSVTVSGRKHSVRLCSPRQAEAERWGVALREVIASKAPLETPTQLLLRDIQESCGDPEAVALIYRRNPILRHTSGALYAPLLPLPYGVNAPGPGYAPLREEAVRLFLALQALEGARRPGPLMQGVLQTCRDLPALRDELFLQLAKQTSGPAGPPGLPATQDPAALRYWQLLTCMSCTFRPGRAVRGHLLGHLERTEQALPDSELAEYARFIRKALGRTRGRELVPSLAEISALSRRQELLCTVHCPGAGACPVAIDSHTTAGEVARELVGRLGLARSRNAFALYEQRGAQERALAGGTLVADVLTRFENLAGEEAGLEDSPDSGWRLCLRLHGPLHPDGLSPDGHELPFLFEQAHALLLRGRPSPPDDTLRALAALRLQSLHRDFSPRVPLPRLDRLLPPPTPPREDPPRPAPRPPRSAALLAGALWSPGLAKRRAEPARRGGAGRTAGSTAREGGGGAGTAAAVLGGWKRLRGMGRAEAMAAYLALAAQCPGFGAARYDVLELSTEPGGGAPQKLCLGLGAKAMSLSRPGETEPIHSVSYGHVAACQLMGPHTLALRVGESQLLLQSPQVEEIMQLVNAYLANPSPERPCSSPSPPCQDLPDTSPPSQYPGLEEPQGQSGCLGQLQD
- the PLEKHH3 gene encoding pleckstrin homology domain-containing family H member 3 isoform X3, producing MPLPGGLWWLLCCRRGFTLLHRDYGDGELSGDGEEDEDEETFELRTPSPAGGGRGPLDVTLTQPVRSGPVSDRLPSWEETWSLIPEKGLPEDDPDVVVKGWLYREPRGGGARPWLPPRRAWFVLTRDSLDQFSSSGKGARRLGSLVLTSLCSVTGPERRPKETGLWSVTVSGRKHSVRLCSPRQAEAERWGVALREVIASKAPLETPTQLLLRDIQESCGDPEAVALIYRRNPILRHTSGALYAPLLPLPYGVNAPGPGYAPLREEAVRLFLALQALEGARRPGPLMQGVLQTCRDLPALRDELFLQLAKQTSGPAGPPGLPATQDPAALRYWQLLTCMSCTFRPGRAVRGHLLGHLERTEQALPDSELAEYARFIRKALGRTRGRELVPSLAEISALSRRQELLCTVHCPGAGACPVAIDSHTTAGEVARELVGRLGLARSRNAFALYEQRGAQERALAGGTLVADVLTSLAGEEAGLEDSPDSGWRLCLRLHGPLHPDGLSPDGHELPFLFEQAHALLLRGRPSPPDDTLRALAALRLQSLHRDFSPRVPLPRLDRLLPPPTPPREDPPRPAPRPPRSAALLAGALWSPGLAKRRAEPARRGGAGRTAGSTAREGGGGAGTAAAVLGGWKRLRGMGRAEAMAAYLALAAQCPGFGAARSLAGVLLRSYAWAWEPRPCPSPGRVRQSPSTVSAMAMWPPAS